The Pangasianodon hypophthalmus isolate fPanHyp1 chromosome 14, fPanHyp1.pri, whole genome shotgun sequence nucleotide sequence ACTAGTAGATAAAGTGTACAGAGTCCATTTTGGATCATCATTTGCATTTCACCTTaatgtatgaatgtattattCTATGTTGTGCTTCAGTGAATTGGTCTAATAATTCTTAAAGTTATTCTTTACTTAGAGATTGAAGTATGACACCATTTTAGTAACTTGGTGAATTATTTAGAGAATCTAGGTTTTAATACTGCTTCATTAGAAATGTATGATGCTACTctaaaacattatatttaccCTTACCAAATACTAAGGTGGTTATAGGTATATTGGGGCATCAGGTAAATTGGGACAGTTTAACTTGGCAGCATTTATATTATATGctttggctatttttttttttttattgtggtaTACAGTAAATTTGTCATAagtaatatacatatttatgatGCATATTTGCACAAGATGTACTACCACAAAAAAGCATAAAGCTCATATTATGCACATacatatgtttataatttaatcatttccaaaatgtcccaaattaccaaacaGAGATTTTTACTTAGTGCACTGTGTTCATCTAGTATTAGAGATTGATGTTGATTGAGGCtggtgcgtttgtgtgtgtgtgatgccgaAAGGTATTACCTTTCAGTGGTGTTTTTctattgtgatttttatttcatttgttcattctgaatatttGAATTTGGAAAAGAATGAAGATTTTCTAAATGCTGTTATTGCTgttaatgctttaataaatgaattatagacTATTACTTAGGCCAATAGCTTACTGTGAAGTAATTTACTTAATCTACTCTGTTCATACAGtataaaatttgatttattgatgTAATGATAAGTATTctattctataaataaatatcatataaaatGGGTCATTAAGGATGAAAGTTAAGACTAAATTACCAAACAGACATTAAAAACGGTTTTCAGTTATTCTTGACAAAAGGGAAAGCCATGCTTCTTCagaatatgatataaacatttttccttcaGATGTAGATAGTCAACAAcctgaggatttcagaaatgtctTATTCTTAGTATTAATGGCAAGAAAGCTTCGACAAGCtggaaataataaagaaaaactgtCCTCAATTATCTGAAGTCACAGTATATCAAAGTTAACTGcattccattaaagcaaaagaaaaatatatataatgtgcaGTTGAGTGTATATCTGGTTTCATCCTGTCTTTTACATTGAGGCtgtattgttttttaatcatctgCCTGCATTTCTTTACTGTCTGCCTCACTGCCTTTTCCACTGCCCCAACTGGTCTACTGCCCCAACTAATCGCCACAGTGGCGACTACTCAGTGTAATAGTCTAATCTATGCAACCCATACTAGATATTAAAAATCTTTAAGCAATAAtagttaaaaatgtattaaaaatgaatagcaAAATGCATATGTGACCCAGGCAGCCTTCGAGTTTGGTGTGCATTAACCTGCGCCCTACTGAGACAGTGCCAAACAAGAATAAGGGACCTCTAGCGGATCGATAAGGAACTGCATCTGGATGTCAATGAAAGTCAGAACACCTACTATAACAGATTAATCAGAAATTGTAAAGATTCCCAGCCAATTTTCATCCCAGTTTCTACATTAGCTGATCACATTAATGTAAGGATGTATTATTCTATGTTGTGAATTGGTCTAATGTTTCTCATTTacaaaaattaacattttagcATCTATTAATACTGAATCATTAAATATGTATTCCTTTAGTTTGAAATAGCCAACAATAGTGTTGATTGATTTAGCCTGTTTATGCATAGTGTCCATAATTATGCAAAGTcaatttaaggctgtttttgtaaaatataagtTTAAATTACAGCAAGTGATTTGGGGGGGATTTATAccttatattttacaaaaacagccttaaattgACTTTGCATAATTGTGGACACTATGCATAAACATTTTGAGTGTGGTGCAAAAatctgttttacattttaatttgggattttgtTTAGAAAATTTGTAACAATACACCATGTCTTTTTGTATATTGTTACAAATTTTCTAAACAAAAtctcaaattaaaatgtaaaacagatTTTTGCACCAGACTCAAAATAACTTATTAACTAGttgggtttttttaattattatcattaaagatagatttttttaaccTCCAAAATCTGCTGCATCACACAGCAGTCCTAAATCATATACATTTTGTATCCATCAAGAATATTTCAATTGTTAATATACATATTcggttcaattcaattcaattttatttgtatagcgctttaaacaatggacattgtcacagagcagtatatactgtatattctatcATTTTGGTCATCAGCGTGAAATATTTTAGACTGGAAGgttaacaatttttaaataaacgtatgttgtagattttttttttaatttcaggtatgattttgttctgtttattgttttattcctacACATTTACAgtctatttacttttttaatattttgtggaACTTTATTGGCTGGCAGCCCTAAAGGAGTTGTAAAAATCCATCTACAATAGATGTTACATGACACATTACACAATCCATTAGGAAAGCTTATGTTTGGagaaattattgtttttaattttactttattgaGAGCTGTGATGGCTTAACTCTCCACTTCCACCTCCACTGATCCTGTCTTAAAAATTGATCTTTGCAGCAAAAAAACCACACATAATTCTCTTCAAAACAATGAGTGTAAattaagttacatttttttccagtatTTCCTCTGCCAAGGATCTGTGACGTGATTGCTTTTGGGTGCCGACATTTTGGGCTCCATGAATTCCTGTGACAGCTCATGATTTTTACACACTGCTTATTCCATGGCTTGTTTCTTGgaaaaacacattacatatgCTATTATGACCACTAGTGTCATTTATAATAGTTCTGAGCCTGAGCTACTGCTctacaaaatatgtttaaaaatattataaataacatatcacaaataaaacatgtttgtaTAATAGACAACTTGGCtgctattttaatattttatatttgctttCTCTCTTAAAATAGTAAGCTACTAAATCCAAAAATCCACAGCAAGTGAAACGAAATATATGTGATTACCATAAAGGCCATACATTTCTGGTTAATGTTTACATGACATTATAATAATAGACACCATAATATAATCCTAAGCAGTGCTGAAGTGAGTTTCTTGTAGAATTTGTTGTTAGTGAATGCCACAGAAACGTCAAAAAGAAATCCAGCCAGAGTCAAACACAAATAATTCTGAGCATTTGTCAACattaaacaatcatttttaatacCGGTATACAGAAATGCCAGAATTTGGTTCACACTTGTGCTGTTTGATTCTGATGCTCATATCAGTTATCACACAGAGGATTTCCTGCAGTACTTTCTTCCAATATCAGCATTGTGATCAGTGAACTATTCATAGCAGACCTAATATGCACCTggatatatattaaaaatataaattacattagGCCTACAGTCTTTTAAGCTCTTTAGTAAATGACAGTGATTGTTTGCCGCAAACCTGCACAAGAAAGCAAACGGCCTCTCATACTGATTAATGCAACTCCATGCCTTACAAATTGAGCAAATAATTTGGCAGCCTGTAATCAAGAAAACGGCAATAAAAGGTCTGATGGAAGAAACAAAGTCTACTTGCTGTCATAATGTACAATGCAGTCATATAAAGAGTCATGCAGTAAATTGTCACCTAACATGCTTTTCAATATTTCTGACATGCATTCAGTACCTGAGCCAGTGAAGTTACCAAGAAATCTAAAAGCTTACTAGTGTGCTTCAAACCACAGTACATTGGCTGGTAATGTACactgttttaaatgtgattgAAAAAAACTCTTAAAACTATCCTGcatcgttaaaaaaaaaagatgtacacgcaaaataaaatatgaaaatacaaaaatggtGATGTCagtaaaaactaaaatgaagtACACTTAACATTACTGGGCTTTATAGTTACAGCGCAAAAAAATAGCAGTAATTATTTGCAATAACATTCTTACAAGTCCTCACTAAGCTGTACCATCATGCcccacacaacaaacacacatctgaGCTAGCATATGTAGTATAGCTGttggtttctctttttttggtataaatgatttaataagcACAGAggattgtaataataataataataataataataataaaaaaaagcaaaatcatGAAAATGCATAATATCTTTAGCTCTCATTAGAATACTAAGAATACTGGTCAGCCTAAGGCTAGTATCACAGTGTTCATTACATAATTTGCTAAATTCTATTTAGCAAACCCAGCAAAGAGCTCTTTTCTCAGTCTTATCATTTACTTTGAACGTCAAAAACATACTACCAGAGCTTGTTAAAAAAGTCCTTGCCGAAAAAGTCCTGATCTTTCAATGCTGGTGCTTAGAACAGGTTTAGGCACTGGAATCCTCTTTGAGGCGCTGACTCCGAGCCTTATACACTTCAATCAGGAGGTCTTTGACAtactggatctctctctctacagATTCGGCTTTGTCTCGCAGCTCCCTGTTTCTCCCTTCCAATCCATGAAGCTCTTCCTCCAAGCAGTCCTGCTCCGCCCTCTTCCGCTGTCGATACCTGGTGTTAATAtgttcagatcagatcagtgtTACTGAGCTATTGTTGTCTGTGTGAGGACAATGTGTACATGAAATTTGGCAATCTAGACCTCGAAGGATGAACAATattgtttctaaaaaaataaaaataaaaaaaagtgtcttcaCTAAGCGAAAAATGTTTAACCTCAGCTGACAGAGAAAGTTCTTGAATTCAATAACTACCTATTGACACAATGATCCAATAACTGAGCTGGAATCAACAGAAAATACACTTGTACTTGCACTACAAGGTCTCATCAATAGCTGAAAAGTTTTGACATTTCATTTGACTAACATAAGCTTTATTCCATCCTGCTAATGTGGGAAAGAACACTGCCACAATACCTGTAAGCAGCTGTCTTGTTCTGGTCTCTTTTCTTCTGCTTGCGCTCTCCATGACTCCTTTCCAGGCAACTTACTTTGACCTCCGGCTtgaacacacacaggttttCTCTTAGCCTTTGCATTGGTTTCTGTGCTGGGAACTCCAAAGAGGATCCAACACTGTCTCCGGACAGACAATCAAAGCTTTGATCTACAAGGCATTCATGGCTTGAGTAACCACTATTCATAGACTCGACAGCCCCAGACCGGACTGACGGATCTACCTCATTCATAAAGCCATGATATGGTTCTAAATTGGCAGTAATCTGACTAAAGTAACACTCAGCTAATTCTGGGTGTTTAAATGCAGGACTACTTCCGTTTTCACTGCAGTGCAGTACTGGCATCGCAACAGCTTCATGACCATGACCGAGCATCTTCATTCCAGGAGCTTGACCTTCTCTCCTGTGGTGGGCATCCAGTGGTGCACCAGCATCAAAACTTTTCACCATCTCTGCTCTGTAAAAAACATCTTCAGTGAaacttctcttttcttcttcctttagCAATATGGCACATTCTCTAACCTTTTTCGTACCAATATGGTTCTTCCCAAAAATCTTGTCAACAGAACACTGGTCTAAAGCCATCTCTGCATAACCTGAATGAGTCCCTTTGAAAGTCCATGTCTCTTTCTCAAAAACTTCCACGTCTTTGCAACCATTCGATGCTATCCTTTGGCTAGTGGAGTGGGTCCGAACATAGCTgtaaggagcaggtctggatgTTTTAGATCTTCCCACAGAGCTGCCGCAAAACCCTCTCAGGTCAAGCTCACCTGTTGCCAGGCTAACGAGCCTGGGGTTCGATTCGGACTGGTTCACGTTGTATGAAGTGCAGGGTAACTGGTAATATGATGGGGCGGACATTGCTTGGTAGCCTTTATCACATTTCTGCCATTTCTCTGCTTTCATGGGCGCTGATTCAAATAGGTAATAATCCTCGAGTTGGGCAAGTTCTTCTTTTAGGAGAGAGGTCATGACCTCCAAATCAGAGGGCACCTGGACATCATGTTCCAAGGGGGAAGGTGGAATCGATGAGCCAGGAGACGATTCAGTTGATGCTGAAAGTGGGTAGG carries:
- the atf5b gene encoding uncharacterized protein atf5b, which gives rise to MTEHFDTYPLSASTESSPGSSIPPSPLEHDVQVPSDLEVMTSLLKEELAQLEDYYLFESAPMKAEKWQKCDKGYQAMSAPSYYQLPCTSYNVNQSESNPRLVSLATGELDLRGFCGSSVGRSKTSRPAPYSYVRTHSTSQRIASNGCKDVEVFEKETWTFKGTHSGYAEMALDQCSVDKIFGKNHIGTKKVRECAILLKEEEKRSFTEDVFYRAEMVKSFDAGAPLDAHHRREGQAPGMKMLGHGHEAVAMPVLHCSENGSSPAFKHPELAECYFSQITANLEPYHGFMNEVDPSVRSGAVESMNSGYSSHECLVDQSFDCLSGDSVGSSLEFPAQKPMQRLRENLCVFKPEVKVSCLERSHGERKQKKRDQNKTAAYRYRQRKRAEQDCLEEELHGLEGRNRELRDKAESVEREIQYVKDLLIEVYKARSQRLKEDSSA